The sequence GTGGCCGCCTTGCGGCGCCGCTAAGCCCGCGCCGACACGTCGGGTTAAACCAGGTTCGCTGCGGGAAACGGCCGCACGCGCCGCCCCACCGTGGCAACCGATGGGAAAAAACGAACGATGGATGCGCTTCCATATGGGTTAAAACGTAAAGATTGTGTGCGCTCACATTTTCGTTTCTTCTGCTGGTGTACTTCTTCTCGGTTTACAGGTATGCTTGCATGTCTTTGGCAACGATAGCCCGCAAAATCTTTCCGGTAGCGCGTATGCTCCAGTCCATCGCAGTCATTAACAACAAAGGCGGCGTAGCAAAAACGACGACAACGTTGAACCTTGCCGCCGGCTTTGTGCAGCGCGGGCAACGCGTTCTGGTGGTCGACATGGACAGTCAGGCGTCGGCGTCGCTGGCGATGGGCCTTGACCGCAGCGCGCTTGCGCCCGGTACGGCGGCGGCGTTGTTCGGGGAGGTAGCTCCGGCGGGCGCCCTTCAATCCACCGCTTTCACAGGTGTTGATGTGCTCCCCGGAGGCATGGCGCTGGCCGATGCGAACGTCCGGTTGCAGCAGCAGTCCGATGGCACGCGGCGGCTGCGTGAGGTCTTGCGCACCGTGTCCGACCGCTACGATCGCGTGCTGATCGACTGCGCGCCGTCGACGTCGATCCTAACCATCAACGCCCTCGTCGCGGCCGAGTCGTTCATCATCCCTACCACGCCGCAGTACCTCTCGCTGGAGGGCATCATCAATCTGCGCGCGGTGGTAAGGCGCGTGCGCAGCGAACTGAACGCCGCGGCGCCGGTGCTGGGCATCGCCTTCACGCGCGTGCCGCGCAGTCCGTCGCAGGGCGTGCGCGCATCCATCGAGAAGGTGCGCGACCACTTTGGCGGTAAGGTCTTTTCTACCGTGATCCGAGAAGATGCCACCATCCGCGATGCGATGGCGGCCCATGCGCCGGTGGCCGCGTTTGCATCGGAAAGCGACGGCGCAGTCGACTACACGGCGCTCACGGCCGAGGTGGCCGACCGCCTGCAGCGCTACGGCGCGGTGTATGCGAACGTCATCAAGCACACGGCACGCGCCACGACCGCTGCGTAGGGCTCGCACGCTTTTTGATGGTTCACGTGCACAGACACGCCTGATGCGTGGACCTTACGGTTTAACCCGTCAGCCGACCTCGTGCATACCCTGTTTCCATCATTTCATGCTGCTATGACCATCATACCCATCATCAACAACAAAGGCGGCGTCGGCAAGACGACGACGACGGTGAACATAGCCGCAGGCCTCGGCCGCCAAGGGCAGCGTGTGCTGCTTGTGGATCTGGACAGCCAGGCCTCTGCTTCGCTTGCGCTGGGCGTATCCCGCGACAACCTGAGGCCGTCTGTTGCGGAGGTGTTGTTTGACGAGACGTCCACCGGCGAGGCCATACGCTCCACGAGCGAGCGGAACGTAGACCTGATTACCGGCGCGCTCCGCCTCGCCGATGCCGACACCCGGCTGTCGCGCGTTCAGAACCGGCAGGCGCGCTTGCTCAACGTGCTCGAGTCGGTCACCGACCGCTACGATTACGTGCTGGTCGATTGCCCGCCGTCCACTTCGCTGCTCACCATCAATGCCCTGGTGGCCGCCGATGCGTTCCTCATTCCCGCCTCGCCGTCGTACCTCTCGCTGGAAGGCGTGGTGAGCCTCGGCAAGGTAGTGAGCACCGTGCGCCGCGAGCTAGGCGAGGCTGCGCCGGTGCTGGGGGTGCTGCTCACGATGGTGCGCGAGGGCGATGCGCAGGCCCAGGAAAACATCGAAGCCGTGCGCGAGCACTACGGCGGAAAAGTCTTTAACACCGAGATTCATCACGATCCCCCATTGGAAGAGGCCCCCGAGGCGGGCCAGTCGATCTTCAGGTTTGCGCCCGACACCCGCGGCGCGCGCGAATACAGCGCCCTAGTTGATGAGGTAATCGACCGCGTAGATCGCTACAGCGAGGTGTACGAAAGTGTGAACGAGCGCAAACGAAAGCGCGCCTCCGCGTAATGCTTCATTCAGTCTGCTGATGCCATGAGCGCTTCCACCGTATTTACCCGCGCCTTCGATACGCCCGCCGACGATCCCTTGCTGCAGCCGCCTTTGGCCCTTGCGCAGGGGGAAGCTTCTGGGCGTATGCGGCGTCTTACGATCCGGTTGCCCCATCCAGAGGCCGAACGCCTGCAGGCCCTAAACGATGCGGTGGCCAACGATTGGCAGATTGACGGCCTGGAGCTGGCTGACGCGAACGCTTCGGATCCCACGCATCAGCATCTGGTTGTCACCTTGAAGCGGCCGGCGCCACGGCCGTTGTTCGATTCCGTCTCCTGATGCCTTCCGTTTTCTCCTATGCCTACTGTAGCCATCACGGGCGCCGCGGGCGCCATCGGCTCGGCCACGGCCCGCGCGTTCGATGACGCCGGCTGGTCGCTTGTCCTCATCGACTACGGCGCGTCAAACGCCGCTTCGCTGCGCGACGCCTATCCGACGGCCGATGTGCACGACGTGGATCTCACCGACCGCTCGGCTACCGAAGCGGCCTTCGAGGCGGCGGGCGCCATCGATGCGGTGCTCGCGATTGCGGGCGGCTTTGCTATGCAGGCAGCGCTCGACGCCACGGCCGATGCGTATGCGCACATGCTGGATCTCAACTTTCAGACCCTCTTCCACACGGCCCAAGCAGCGGGGCCGCACCTTACCGGCCGCTCCGATGCGCCGCTGTTTATGGGCGTCTCGGCCCCAGCCGCGCTCAACGGACAGGCGCAGTCGGCCCTCTACGCGGCGTCCAAGGGCGCCGTGGCGGCGTATCTAAAGTCGCTTGATAAGGAGTGGGACGACGTGCGCGTGAGCACCCTCTACCCGATGGGCGTGGTGGATACGCCGGCCAACCGCGAGGCTATGCCCGATGGCGATCCGGCGTCGTGGATTGCGACCGAGGAGTTGGCGGCGAGCATGGTGCACCTGGCTACGCGGTCGCCACGCGGACACTTGGCGGAGTTGAAGGTTCACGCGGCATAGCGCATGGATTCATTTGATGGCTTTGTAACGGGTTTGCGCGAGCAGCTCGACGGCCCCTTGCCCGGTACGTCGGCCCAACTGACGATGGCGCCGTCCTACCGCATGACGCCCGAGCAAGCGCGCGTGGAGGGCAAGTCGTGCCGCGAAGCCGGCGTGCTGGCGCTCCTGTTCCCCGACGGCTCGCGCGTGCACGTGGTACTTACGGTGCGCCGCGACGAGCTGCCCGATCATCCCGGACAGATTGCGTTTCCGGGCGGGCAGCGCGAGGCGGGTGAGTCGCTGCGCGCTACGGCCCTCCGCGAGGCCCACGAGGAAGTTGGGTTGCAACGCGACCGTGTGCAGGTGCTGGGCGCGCTCACGCCGCTCTACATCCCGCCGTCCAACTTCTGCGTTCATCCATTTGTTGGCGTTACCGCCGCGCCGCCCGCGCTCTGCCCAACCGATGCCGAGGTGGCGCACATCCTGCGGGTGCCGCTCGATCATTTGCTGCGCCCCGAGGCGCGCCGCCGCGAACCCTGGACGCTGCACGGCTCCACTGTGGATGTCCCGTTCTTTGCTGTCGACGATCACACCGTTTGGGGCGCCACCGCCATGATGCTGGCGGAACTGCTCGCCGTGGTGCGCCCGCTCTATCCTTCCCTCACCATCCCCTCTTAGCTCCTGTGCTCTCCGACGACACCCTCGATGCCCTCGAACGCGACGTGACGGCGTGCGACGACGCCCGCGCTGCGCTGGAGGACGCGCTCGACGCCGCTGCGGCCGCCGAGGCCCCCACCGACGCCCACTACACCGCCATCGCCACGGCCCTGCGCAACTGGCAAGCCGCGCAGCAGCGGTACATGGACACCGTGGCGGCCTCCGAGGCCTCCGATGCGCCCACGGCCGGGCTCCTGCTGAAAACCAAGACGGGCACCGATCCGGCCAACGCCCGGCGCGGGCTCCCGGGCGCTTCGGTGGATGGCGCCGATCAGCCGTTCGATATGGATCTTACCGGCACGCGCGGGCAACTGCTCACCACTGCACTCACGGACTACCTCCCCGCGCTTTCCGAGCAACCCCCACAGAAATAAAATAACGCGCAGCTTGTTGCAACTTTTGGAAAGGTTGCGCCAAACCAGGAACGCGCAGGCCCCGTTCAGGGAGTTGTCCGTACGCCCAAGTCTATTTTCTGCCCGCTATGTCCTGGATGCAACGACTCGTCCACCGCGACGACGCTTCGCTCAACACCGCCTCCGCGCCCGTTCCGGTCACCGACGAGAGCCCGCACGCCGTGGTCATTGGTGCGGGACTGGGCGGGCTGGCGGCGGCCATTCGCCTCGGGGCGCGCGGCTACCGTGTAACCTTGCTCGACCGCCTCGATCAGCCCGGCGGCCGCGCACGGGTTTTTAAACAAGATGGCTTTACGTTCGATGCCGGGCCCACGGTGGTCACCGCGCCGTTCTTGTTCGACGAGCTCTGGCGCCTTGCCGGCCGCACCCGCAGCGACGACGTGACGCTCGTGCCGGTCGATCCGTTCTACAACATTCGCTTCAACGACGGCACCTACTTCCACTACACCGGCGACGCGGCCACCATGGAGCGCGAAATCCGGAAGTTCAACCCGGCCGACGTGGAGGGCTACCGGCGCTTCCTGAAAAAGAGCGAGGAGATCTTCGAGATCGGCTTCGAGGAGCTGGGGCACGTACCGTTTGGCTCGCTGAGCGACATGCTCAAAATCATTCCGGCCATGATGAAGCTGGAGAGCCACCGCACGGTCTACAGCCTCGTCGCCAAGTACATTAAGCACCCCAAGGTGCGCAAGGTGCTGTCGTTTCATCCGTTACTGGTGGGCGGCAATCCGTTTACCACCACCTCCATCTACACGCTCATTGCGTTCTTGGAGCGGAAGTGGGGCGTGTGGTACGCCATGGGCGGCACCGGATCGCTCGTGCAGGGCATGGCCGATCTCATCGACGATCTGGGCGGTACGCAGCGCTACAACGCCGAGGTCGAGCAGATATTGGTGGAAGGCACGCGGGCGGCGGGCGTGCGCCTTACCGACGGCACCGTCATCGACGCCGACCTCGTGGTGTCCAACGCCGATGTGGGCTACACCTACCGGCACATGATTCGTCCCGAGGCGCGGCCTTCGTGGTCTGACGAGCGTGTCGAGAACATGAACTACTCGATGAGCTTGTTCGTGTGGTACTTTGGCACCGACCGCACCTACGAGGACGTGGAGCACCACACCATCTTGCTGGGCGATCGTTACCAGCGCTTGCTGGAAGACATCTTTGACCGGAAAGAGCTGGCCGACGACTTTAGCCTCTACCTGCACCGCCCCACCAAAACCGACCCGTCGATGGCGCCCGCGGGGCACGACGCGTTCTATGTGCTCTCGCCGGTGCCGCACCTCGACAGCGGCGTCGACTGGCGGCTGCAGGCCGAGCCGTACCGCCAAGCCGTGGCCCGCTATCTCGAAGACACCATCCTGCCCGGCCTGAGCGACCACCTGGTAACCTCCCGCATGCTCACCCCGCGCGAGTTCCGGCACGAGTACCTTTCGCTGAAGGGCGCGGCATTCAGCGTAGAACCCATCCTGCGGCAAAGCGCCTACTTCCGCCCCCACAACGCGAGCGAAGACATCGACCAGCTCTACTTTGTGGGGGCCGGCACGCACCCCGGCGCTGGCATGCCCGGCGTGCTCTCCTCGGCCCGCGTGCTCGATACCGTCGTGCCCGATCCGGAAGCGCTGCGTCGCCGCGTGCCCGTAGCGGCCTAATCGGTTGGGATCACGTGTGTGGGCTGCGGCTTAGGACGCACGTACGCCCATCGCCTTCACGCGCCCCAAGCCGGTATGTCGTCCACCACCGTCGCCTCCAACGCACGTACCATCGCGTTCAAGCAGCGGATGGCGGTGGTGCAAGATGGTGCGTACGTCGATGCGCTGCCCGCCCCCTCCGGCGATGCGCGGCTGCGGCGGCAGGTGCGTGAGCTCGTGGCCGGCGCTACCCGCTGGCAGCGGTGGCTCGACTTTCTCCTGGCCGATGCGTACGACGGCGCGTACGACCGTATGGACGTGCCGCTGCGGGTGCTC comes from Salisaeta longa DSM 21114 and encodes:
- a CDS encoding ParA family protein, with the translated sequence MTIIPIINNKGGVGKTTTTVNIAAGLGRQGQRVLLVDLDSQASASLALGVSRDNLRPSVAEVLFDETSTGEAIRSTSERNVDLITGALRLADADTRLSRVQNRQARLLNVLESVTDRYDYVLVDCPPSTSLLTINALVAADAFLIPASPSYLSLEGVVSLGKVVSTVRRELGEAAPVLGVLLTMVREGDAQAQENIEAVREHYGGKVFNTEIHHDPPLEEAPEAGQSIFRFAPDTRGAREYSALVDEVIDRVDRYSEVYESVNERKRKRASA
- a CDS encoding phytoene desaturase is translated as MSWMQRLVHRDDASLNTASAPVPVTDESPHAVVIGAGLGGLAAAIRLGARGYRVTLLDRLDQPGGRARVFKQDGFTFDAGPTVVTAPFLFDELWRLAGRTRSDDVTLVPVDPFYNIRFNDGTYFHYTGDAATMEREIRKFNPADVEGYRRFLKKSEEIFEIGFEELGHVPFGSLSDMLKIIPAMMKLESHRTVYSLVAKYIKHPKVRKVLSFHPLLVGGNPFTTTSIYTLIAFLERKWGVWYAMGGTGSLVQGMADLIDDLGGTQRYNAEVEQILVEGTRAAGVRLTDGTVIDADLVVSNADVGYTYRHMIRPEARPSWSDERVENMNYSMSLFVWYFGTDRTYEDVEHHTILLGDRYQRLLEDIFDRKELADDFSLYLHRPTKTDPSMAPAGHDAFYVLSPVPHLDSGVDWRLQAEPYRQAVARYLEDTILPGLSDHLVTSRMLTPREFRHEYLSLKGAAFSVEPILRQSAYFRPHNASEDIDQLYFVGAGTHPGAGMPGVLSSARVLDTVVPDPEALRRRVPVAA
- a CDS encoding SDR family oxidoreductase, giving the protein MPTVAITGAAGAIGSATARAFDDAGWSLVLIDYGASNAASLRDAYPTADVHDVDLTDRSATEAAFEAAGAIDAVLAIAGGFAMQAALDATADAYAHMLDLNFQTLFHTAQAAGPHLTGRSDAPLFMGVSAPAALNGQAQSALYAASKGAVAAYLKSLDKEWDDVRVSTLYPMGVVDTPANREAMPDGDPASWIATEELAASMVHLATRSPRGHLAELKVHAA
- a CDS encoding NUDIX hydrolase, encoding MDSFDGFVTGLREQLDGPLPGTSAQLTMAPSYRMTPEQARVEGKSCREAGVLALLFPDGSRVHVVLTVRRDELPDHPGQIAFPGGQREAGESLRATALREAHEEVGLQRDRVQVLGALTPLYIPPSNFCVHPFVGVTAAPPALCPTDAEVAHILRVPLDHLLRPEARRREPWTLHGSTVDVPFFAVDDHTVWGATAMMLAELLAVVRPLYPSLTIPS
- a CDS encoding ParA family protein → MLQSIAVINNKGGVAKTTTTLNLAAGFVQRGQRVLVVDMDSQASASLAMGLDRSALAPGTAAALFGEVAPAGALQSTAFTGVDVLPGGMALADANVRLQQQSDGTRRLREVLRTVSDRYDRVLIDCAPSTSILTINALVAAESFIIPTTPQYLSLEGIINLRAVVRRVRSELNAAAPVLGIAFTRVPRSPSQGVRASIEKVRDHFGGKVFSTVIREDATIRDAMAAHAPVAAFASESDGAVDYTALTAEVADRLQRYGAVYANVIKHTARATTAA